In the genome of Desulfovibrio desulfuricans, one region contains:
- a CDS encoding phosphatidylglycerophosphatase A family protein, producing MSFFDKLILSFCRLGVAGLDPKAPGTWGTAIACLLAPYIFLPLSLPWRAVLLVVIFVLGGLASTRAEQLLDRKDPGEVVIDELVGVWLVLLPFQNPGFGLVLAAFAFFRLFDICKPWPVRASENWLPAGFGIMIDDVLAGVWALLCVALLHATGLV from the coding sequence ATGAGTTTTTTTGACAAGCTGATTCTGTCGTTCTGCCGTCTGGGCGTAGCCGGGCTTGACCCCAAGGCCCCCGGAACCTGGGGCACGGCCATAGCCTGCCTGCTGGCTCCGTATATTTTTCTGCCGCTGTCGCTGCCGTGGCGGGCGGTGCTGCTGGTGGTCATTTTTGTGCTGGGGGGGCTTGCCTCCACCCGTGCAGAGCAGCTGCTTGACCGCAAAGACCCCGGCGAGGTGGTTATTGACGAGCTTGTAGGGGTGTGGCTTGTGCTGCTGCCCTTTCAAAACCCCGGCTTTGGGCTGGTGCTGGCGGCGTTTGCCTTTTTTCGGCTGTTCGACATCTGCAAGCCGTGGCCCGTACGGGCTTCGGAAAACTGGCTGCCCGCCGGGTTTGGCATAATGATCGACGATGTTTTGGCTGGCGTGTGGGCCTTGCTGTGCGTGGCCCTGCTGCACGCGACGGGCCTTGTGTAA
- the pssA gene encoding CDP-diacylglycerol--serine O-phosphatidyltransferase, which produces MAPEVKKPRKGVYLLPNMITTLSMFLGFLSMVWAVQGRFESACFAILLSAVMDGLDGKVARLTNTASEFGVQYDSLSDLVAFGIAPAMLMWQWQLSALGRVGIAAAFIYAACGALRLARFNVSTAAVGKRFFIGLPIPAGGCTVVTFVFCAAHFPDFMQGALPYMTLVLAIGVGVLMVSKVRYFSFKEYDFLRAHPIRTMLCFLLVLGTVISFPRVMGFVLCAVYIVGGVLYTFVILPRRNRQLLRALSPQSD; this is translated from the coding sequence ATGGCCCCCGAAGTTAAAAAGCCGCGCAAAGGAGTATACCTCCTGCCGAACATGATCACGACGCTGAGCATGTTTCTTGGCTTTTTGTCCATGGTGTGGGCTGTGCAGGGGCGTTTTGAGTCGGCCTGTTTTGCCATTCTGCTCTCGGCTGTCATGGACGGTCTGGACGGCAAGGTGGCGCGGCTTACCAATACCGCCAGCGAATTTGGCGTCCAGTACGATTCCCTCTCAGACCTCGTGGCCTTTGGCATTGCCCCCGCCATGCTCATGTGGCAGTGGCAGCTCTCGGCCCTTGGGCGCGTGGGCATCGCCGCTGCCTTTATTTACGCGGCATGCGGCGCGTTGCGCCTTGCGCGCTTTAACGTGAGCACGGCTGCTGTGGGCAAACGCTTTTTTATTGGTCTGCCCATCCCCGCGGGCGGCTGCACCGTTGTTACCTTTGTGTTTTGCGCTGCGCATTTTCCTGACTTCATGCAGGGCGCATTGCCCTACATGACCCTTGTGCTCGCCATTGGCGTAGGGGTGTTGATGGTCAGCAAGGTGCGTTATTTTTCCTTTAAGGAATACGATTTTCTGCGCGCCCATCCCATCCGCACCATGCTCTGCTTTTTGCTTGTGCTCGGAACGGTCATTTCCTTTCCGCGCGTTATGGGCTTTGTGCTTTGCGCCGTCTACATCGTTGGCGGCGTTCTTTACACCTTCGTTATTCTTCCCCGCCGCAATCGTCAGCTACTACGCGCCCTATCGCCCCAGAGCGATTGA
- a CDS encoding phosphatidylserine decarboxylase family protein has product MRTPNCGITPEGWPCIGLTGLSSLVFACMGWWFPAVVFLALCWFSMHFFRDPERVVPQGEGLAVSPADGKVVRIEERPDPFTDEPRLCVSIFMNVFSVHVNRAPVTGTVEDIRYFPGAFVNAAFDKASTHNERCAYSLRDVEGNPWTMVQIAGLVARRIVCRVEEGEALARGQRYGMIRFGSRVDLYLPQGYVAATRIGEQVFAGQSVVARAK; this is encoded by the coding sequence ATGCGTACACCCAATTGCGGCATCACCCCCGAAGGCTGGCCGTGCATCGGCCTTACCGGCCTTAGTTCCCTGGTATTTGCCTGCATGGGATGGTGGTTTCCTGCTGTGGTTTTTCTGGCCCTGTGCTGGTTCAGCATGCATTTTTTCCGCGATCCCGAGCGTGTGGTTCCCCAGGGCGAGGGTCTTGCCGTCAGCCCTGCGGACGGCAAGGTCGTCCGCATCGAAGAGCGGCCCGACCCCTTTACCGACGAACCCCGGCTGTGCGTGAGCATCTTTATGAATGTGTTCAGCGTGCATGTGAACCGCGCCCCTGTGACGGGCACGGTCGAGGACATCAGGTATTTTCCCGGCGCGTTTGTAAACGCAGCCTTTGACAAGGCCTCCACGCACAACGAGCGCTGCGCCTACAGCCTGCGCGATGTCGAGGGCAACCCCTGGACCATGGTGCAGATTGCTGGCCTTGTGGCCCGCCGCATCGTGTGCCGGGTGGAAGAGGGCGAGGCGCTGGCCCGTGGGCAACGCTACGGCATGATCCGTTTTGGCTCGCGAGTTGACCTTTATCTCCCCCAAGGATATGTTGCGGCCACGCGCATCGGCGAACAGGTCTTCGCCGGGCAGAGCGTGGTGGCCAGGGCAAAGTAG
- a CDS encoding DMT family transporter, which produces MGFFYSIISSAAFGLIPLFTLPLMHVGVAGATALFYRFAIAAVVLGIVLALRGECFRTRVIDLCKLAGMSFMYTMAALLFFWGFKYMPSGVVATIQFTYPVMVMLIMTFFYHERFSWITAASIMLAIVGVYLLCGGTGSDMGSNMGGAGLLAVALLLLSALCNAIYITGIYAARIPNMSGLVMTFYVLAFSTVISGGNAVFSGSFQVLHSWWELLLATLLAVVTAVVSNLTLILAIQRIGSTLTSIMGVMEPVTAVAVGILVFHEPFSLSLVAGVALIAASVVLVMLGKQITAFLQRRKPA; this is translated from the coding sequence ATGGGTTTTTTCTACAGTATTATATCTTCTGCAGCTTTTGGCCTGATCCCGCTATTTACGCTGCCGCTCATGCACGTTGGCGTTGCCGGCGCCACTGCCCTGTTCTACCGTTTTGCCATTGCCGCAGTGGTTCTGGGCATTGTTCTTGCCCTGCGCGGCGAGTGCTTTCGCACGCGGGTCATTGACCTGTGCAAGCTTGCGGGCATGAGTTTTATGTACACCATGGCGGCCCTGCTGTTTTTCTGGGGCTTCAAGTACATGCCCAGCGGGGTTGTGGCCACCATACAGTTTACCTACCCGGTCATGGTCATGCTGATCATGACGTTTTTTTACCACGAGCGGTTCTCGTGGATAACGGCTGCTTCCATCATGCTGGCCATTGTGGGCGTATACCTGCTCTGCGGCGGCACAGGCAGCGACATGGGCAGCAATATGGGCGGCGCAGGCCTATTGGCCGTGGCCTTGCTGCTGCTCTCCGCCCTGTGCAACGCCATATACATTACGGGCATCTACGCCGCGCGCATTCCCAATATGAGCGGCCTGGTGATGACCTTTTACGTGCTGGCCTTCAGCACGGTCATATCGGGCGGCAACGCCGTTTTTTCCGGTTCGTTTCAGGTGCTGCATTCGTGGTGGGAGCTGCTGCTCGCAACCCTGCTGGCGGTTGTTACGGCGGTTGTTTCCAACCTCACGCTCATTCTGGCCATTCAGCGCATCGGCTCCACGCTTACGTCCATTATGGGCGTCATGGAACCAGTCACAGCCGTGGCTGTGGGCATTCTGGTGTTCCACGAGCCTTTCAGCCTGTCGCTGGTGGCCGGTGTGGCCCTTATTGCCGCCTCGGTTGTGCTGGTAATGCTGGGCAAACAGATAACGGCCTTTTTGCAGCGCCGCAAACCCGCATAA
- the leuB gene encoding 3-isopropylmalate dehydrogenase — MKKTICLLPGDGIGPEILAEGVKVLKAAAEKFSHDFVFDTAHIGGAAIDATGDPLPEETVRMCRKADAVFLAAVGGPKWDSLAPEKRPEKGLLRIRKELALFANLRPAMLLPELAGACLLRADIAARGLDLVVVRELTGDIYFGEPRGQEMREGLRTGYNTMVYNEEEIRRIATVAFETARKRRGKVCSVEKSNVLETSRLWKEVVLETHRQYADVELTHMYVDNAAMQLVRDPSQFDVILTGNIFGDILSDEASVITGSLGMLPSASMGASGPGLFEPIHGSAPDIAGQNKANPLATILSGAMMLRLGFDMGKEADAIEAAVRKTLADGFRTGDIMEPGKSLLGCKEMGDKVVERL, encoded by the coding sequence ATGAAAAAGACCATCTGCCTTTTGCCGGGCGACGGCATCGGCCCGGAAATTCTGGCCGAGGGTGTTAAGGTTCTCAAGGCCGCCGCTGAAAAGTTCAGCCACGACTTTGTTTTTGACACGGCGCATATCGGCGGCGCGGCCATCGACGCCACCGGCGATCCCCTGCCCGAAGAAACCGTGCGCATGTGCCGCAAGGCCGACGCGGTGTTTCTGGCGGCTGTGGGCGGGCCCAAGTGGGATTCTCTCGCGCCCGAAAAAAGGCCGGAAAAAGGCCTGCTGCGCATCCGCAAGGAGCTTGCGCTGTTTGCCAACCTGCGCCCGGCCATGCTGCTGCCCGAGCTTGCAGGCGCATGCCTGCTGCGGGCCGACATCGCCGCCAGGGGCCTCGACCTTGTGGTTGTGCGCGAGCTGACCGGCGACATCTATTTTGGCGAGCCGCGCGGTCAGGAAATGCGCGAAGGCCTGCGCACCGGCTACAACACCATGGTCTACAACGAGGAAGAAATCCGGCGCATCGCCACAGTGGCCTTTGAAACGGCGCGTAAACGCCGGGGCAAGGTGTGCTCTGTGGAAAAAAGCAACGTGCTTGAAACCTCGCGCCTGTGGAAAGAAGTGGTGCTCGAGACGCACCGGCAGTACGCCGATGTGGAGCTGACCCACATGTACGTGGACAATGCCGCCATGCAGCTTGTGCGCGACCCTTCGCAGTTTGACGTTATCCTTACGGGCAATATTTTTGGCGACATCCTGTCCGACGAGGCTTCGGTCATCACCGGCTCGCTGGGCATGCTGCCTTCGGCCTCCATGGGCGCGTCCGGCCCCGGCCTGTTTGAGCCCATACATGGCTCCGCCCCCGACATCGCGGGGCAGAACAAGGCCAATCCCCTTGCCACTATCCTTTCCGGGGCCATGATGCTGCGCCTCGGTTTTGACATGGGCAAGGAGGCCGACGCCATAGAAGCCGCGGTGCGCAAGACTCTGGCTGACGGATTCCGCACCGGCGACATCATGGAACCGGGCAAATCCCTGCTGGGCTGCAAGGAAATGGGCGACAAGGTTGTGGAGCGGCTGTAA
- a CDS encoding metal-dependent hydrolase has protein sequence MDPITHAASGAVAMLAMPRRPASRWAVPLAALAAASPDVDVTLANTPLQFLVLHRGITHSLAFAPLLGLALALAGYALWRPSTEGHWRFAKTWLFMTAMVLLHIWLDCITTYGTMIFQPFSSMRVRLNAVFIIDLLLTLPLLWAIWRWRARRGLMLLAAAWLFVYPGLSMGLNAWHTAQTRARLTAQGRPPQSLVVLPDAFAPFFWRALYTVGTPDGLMVYAQGMNALGAPQGPETADTALPESLARDLARQSVVADAFLQFTLLPVVAPLPADMLPDNAAPARPDSPAPSYIMVHDLRFGSSLAIVRKVMSLRPSADIPFKYMAELAPVPSPAPPDPSAAKDTPQRASASAPASASGAAIEPCLLRERMRFSDSRRDSLWQTPRPPTKPSLLHWLVGLR, from the coding sequence ATGGATCCAATCACACATGCCGCCAGCGGCGCTGTGGCCATGCTAGCCATGCCCCGGCGTCCCGCAAGCCGCTGGGCTGTTCCCCTTGCCGCTCTGGCCGCCGCTTCGCCCGATGTTGACGTAACGCTGGCAAATACCCCCCTGCAATTTTTAGTGCTGCACAGGGGCATAACCCATTCGCTGGCCTTCGCCCCCCTGCTGGGGCTGGCGCTGGCGCTGGCGGGCTACGCCCTGTGGCGGCCAAGCACCGAAGGCCACTGGCGATTTGCCAAGACATGGCTGTTTATGACGGCCATGGTGCTGCTGCACATCTGGCTTGACTGCATAACCACCTACGGCACCATGATTTTTCAGCCGTTTTCAAGCATGCGCGTACGGCTGAATGCGGTCTTCATCATTGACCTGCTGCTCACCCTGCCCCTGCTGTGGGCCATATGGCGCTGGCGTGCTCGGCGCGGCCTCATGCTGCTGGCAGCGGCGTGGCTGTTTGTCTACCCCGGCCTTTCCATGGGGCTGAACGCCTGGCATACGGCCCAGACCCGCGCGCGCCTCACGGCGCAAGGCCGCCCCCCCCAGAGTCTTGTAGTGCTGCCGGATGCGTTTGCGCCCTTTTTTTGGCGCGCCCTGTACACGGTGGGCACGCCCGACGGCCTGATGGTGTACGCGCAGGGCATGAATGCCCTGGGCGCGCCCCAAGGACCTGAAACCGCCGACACGGCCCTGCCCGAAAGCCTGGCCCGTGATCTTGCGCGGCAATCTGTGGTAGCGGACGCTTTTTTGCAGTTTACCCTGCTGCCGGTGGTTGCTCCCCTGCCAGCCGACATGCTGCCCGACAACGCCGCCCCTGCGCGGCCCGACTCCCCCGCCCCCAGCTACATCATGGTGCATGACCTGCGCTTTGGCAGCAGCCTTGCCATTGTGCGCAAGGTCATGAGCCTGCGCCCGAGTGCGGATATTCCCTTTAAATACATGGCAGAGCTGGCCCCTGTGCCCTCGCCTGCCCCCCCAGACCCCTCTGCCGCAAAAGACACGCCTCAGCGTGCCAGCGCATCCGCCCCGGCCTCTGCATCAGGGGCAGCAATTGAGCCGTGCCTGCTGCGCGAACGTATGCGTTTTTCCGACAGCCGCCGCGACTCTCTGTGGCAAACGCCGCGCCCGCCCACAAAGCCAAGCCTGCTGCACTGGCTGGTTGGCCTGCGCTGA
- the moaC gene encoding cyclic pyranopterin monophosphate synthase MoaC, producing MSDNFTHLDSQGNVTMVDVGAKKPTERVAIAEAIVELAPATMELLRKNALPKGDVLTCAKIGGIMAAKRTGELIPMCHPLNLTYADVRFTVTEMPPTVRIEAETRTVGPTGVEMEAIVAAQTAAATIYDMCKAVQRDIVISNVRLLHKRGGKSGEFNAQDYNA from the coding sequence ATGAGCGACAACTTTACGCATCTCGACAGCCAGGGCAACGTAACCATGGTGGATGTGGGCGCAAAAAAGCCCACCGAGCGCGTTGCCATAGCCGAAGCCATCGTTGAACTGGCCCCGGCCACCATGGAACTGCTGCGCAAAAACGCCCTGCCCAAGGGCGATGTGCTCACCTGCGCCAAGATTGGCGGCATCATGGCCGCCAAGCGCACCGGCGAACTTATACCCATGTGCCATCCGCTCAACCTGACCTATGCCGACGTGCGGTTTACGGTTACAGAAATGCCCCCCACGGTGCGCATTGAGGCGGAGACCCGCACTGTCGGCCCCACCGGCGTCGAGATGGAAGCCATCGTCGCGGCTCAAACGGCGGCGGCCACCATCTACGACATGTGCAAGGCCGTGCAGCGCGACATCGTTATCAGCAACGTGCGTCTGCTGCACAAACGCGGCGGCAAAAGCGGCGAATTCAACGCTCAGGATTATAACGCATGA
- the lgt gene encoding prolipoprotein diacylglyceryl transferase: protein MNLAQIDPVALSIGSLQLRWYGLMYLAGFGLGWALGRWRASRPGSGWTAPDVDDLLTCVMIGIILGGRIGYVLFYDLPVYINDPMEIMRIWNGGMSFHGGLLGVLGAFWYFARTRGRSFLEVSDFIAPLIPQGLFFGRLGNFINGELWGKVSDVPWAIVFPGAGALPRHPSQLYEAALEGLALFVMVWVFSLKPRKTGAVSGLFALGYAVFRFAVEFVRVPDVQLGYLAFGWLTMGQLLCVPLMLAGLWLLCRKAPVLAPHMPPAERKIRPEGKAPKGRKK, encoded by the coding sequence ATGAATCTTGCTCAAATAGACCCCGTTGCCCTTTCCATCGGCAGCCTGCAGCTGCGCTGGTACGGGCTCATGTATCTGGCCGGGTTTGGCCTTGGCTGGGCGCTTGGCCGCTGGCGCGCGTCGCGCCCCGGCTCTGGCTGGACAGCCCCCGATGTGGACGACCTGCTGACCTGCGTGATGATTGGCATCATTCTGGGCGGCAGGATCGGCTATGTGCTGTTTTATGATCTGCCCGTGTACATCAACGACCCCATGGAAATCATGCGCATCTGGAACGGCGGGATGTCGTTTCACGGCGGGTTGCTGGGCGTGCTTGGGGCCTTCTGGTATTTTGCCCGCACGCGGGGCAGGTCGTTTCTTGAAGTGTCCGATTTTATTGCGCCGCTGATTCCGCAGGGCCTCTTTTTTGGCAGGCTCGGCAACTTTATCAACGGCGAGCTGTGGGGCAAGGTCAGCGATGTGCCGTGGGCCATCGTATTTCCCGGTGCGGGGGCACTGCCCCGCCATCCCTCGCAGCTGTACGAAGCGGCGCTGGAAGGGCTGGCGCTTTTTGTCATGGTATGGGTGTTTTCTTTAAAGCCGCGCAAAACAGGTGCGGTCTCGGGGCTGTTTGCCCTGGGCTACGCCGTTTTTCGCTTTGCGGTAGAATTTGTACGCGTGCCCGATGTGCAGCTGGGGTATCTGGCCTTTGGCTGGCTGACCATGGGGCAGCTGCTGTGCGTGCCGCTGATGCTGGCGGGTTTGTGGCTGCTGTGCCGCAAGGCCCCGGTGCTGGCCCCGCACATGCCCCCGGCCGAGCGCAAAATCCGCCCCGAGGGCAAAGCCCCCAAGGGCCGCAAGAAATAA
- a CDS encoding 2-isopropylmalate synthase — MNNRVYFFDTTLRDGEQSPGATMNLQEKLRVAHQLEVLGVDIMEAGFPASSPGDFESVQRIAAQAGDIQVAGLARCVANDIDRCWEAVKVAKNPRIHVFLSTSPLHMKHKLRKDPEDVLKMIVEGVKRCAAYTSNVEFSLEDFSRTEGDFACRVVEAAIKAGATTINLPDTVGYAVPEEYAALLDHVIKNTPNSDKAIFSVHCHNDLGLAVANTLAAFRVGVRQAEVTLCGIGERAGNAALEEVVMNLRVRHDYFKLEHNIVTEQLYPSSRLLSMTIGQPIANNKAIVGANAFAHESGIHQDGMLKNRETYEIMTPQSVGRTESNLVIGKHSGRNAVRNKFESMGYKLDEDQLNLVFEAVKQLADRKKTLHDDDLMALVQEEVYRLPDLFRLRHVSVQSSDTGGVPPTAAVIMDIKGIESSGAGFGVGPVDALFNVIADMVGRQPELEQYAINAITGGTDAQGEVTVRLREGEVSAVGRGTHPDIFVASARAYVNALNHLFKKEQEGPRLHCQHD, encoded by the coding sequence ATGAACAACCGCGTCTATTTTTTCGACACCACCTTGCGCGATGGCGAGCAGTCGCCGGGCGCCACCATGAATTTGCAGGAAAAACTGCGTGTCGCGCACCAGCTTGAAGTGCTGGGCGTGGACATTATGGAAGCGGGTTTTCCTGCCTCCAGCCCCGGCGATTTTGAATCTGTGCAGCGCATAGCCGCTCAGGCCGGGGATATCCAGGTGGCGGGGCTTGCCCGTTGCGTGGCCAACGATATCGACCGATGCTGGGAGGCCGTGAAAGTGGCCAAAAATCCCCGCATCCATGTCTTTTTGTCCACCTCGCCCCTGCACATGAAGCACAAGCTGCGCAAAGATCCCGAAGACGTCCTTAAAATGATCGTCGAGGGCGTCAAACGCTGCGCCGCATATACCAGCAACGTGGAATTTTCCCTTGAGGATTTTTCGCGCACCGAGGGCGATTTTGCCTGCCGCGTGGTCGAGGCCGCCATCAAGGCCGGAGCCACCACCATCAACCTGCCTGATACCGTGGGCTACGCCGTGCCCGAAGAATACGCAGCCCTCCTCGACCATGTGATCAAAAACACGCCCAACAGCGACAAGGCCATCTTCAGCGTGCACTGCCACAACGACCTTGGGCTTGCCGTGGCCAATACGCTGGCCGCCTTCCGCGTGGGCGTGCGTCAGGCCGAGGTGACGCTGTGCGGTATCGGCGAGCGCGCGGGCAACGCCGCGCTTGAAGAAGTAGTCATGAACCTGCGCGTGCGCCACGATTACTTCAAGCTTGAGCACAACATCGTGACCGAGCAGCTCTACCCCTCGTCCCGCCTGCTCTCCATGACCATTGGTCAGCCCATTGCCAACAACAAGGCCATCGTGGGCGCCAACGCCTTTGCGCACGAGTCGGGCATCCACCAGGACGGCATGCTCAAAAATCGCGAAACTTACGAAATCATGACCCCGCAGTCAGTGGGCCGTACCGAGAGCAACCTTGTCATCGGCAAGCACTCGGGCCGCAACGCCGTGCGCAACAAGTTTGAAAGCATGGGCTACAAGCTGGACGAAGACCAGCTCAACCTCGTATTTGAAGCAGTCAAGCAGCTGGCCGACCGCAAAAAGACCCTGCACGACGACGACCTTATGGCCCTTGTGCAGGAGGAAGTGTACCGCCTGCCCGATCTCTTCCGCCTGCGGCATGTGAGCGTGCAGAGCTCCGATACGGGCGGCGTGCCGCCCACGGCTGCCGTCATCATGGACATCAAGGGCATAGAGAGCAGCGGCGCGGGCTTTGGCGTTGGCCCGGTGGACGCGCTGTTCAACGTGATAGCCGACATGGTGGGCCGCCAGCCCGAGCTTGAGCAGTACGCCATCAACGCCATCACCGGCGGCACCGACGCACAGGGCGAAGTAACCGTACGCCTGCGCGAGGGCGAGGTCAGCGCCGTGGGGCGTGGTACGCACCCCGATATTTTTGTGGCCAGCGCCCGCGCCTACGTCAACGCCCTCAACCACCTGTTTAAAAAAGAGCAGGAAGGCCCCCGCCTGCACTGCCAGCACGATTAG
- a CDS encoding 3-isopropylmalate dehydratase small subunit: MNYKGKAHKVGEHIDTDAIIPARFLVTTDAKKLGENCMSGLEPDWVKRVTPGDIMVAGRNFGCGSSREHAPIAILGAGMQVVIGHSFARIFYRNSFNMGLLLMEVGDDVDKINDGDELEIDAVTGVIRDLTNGVQITCPPLPKSMAAILDKGGLVGYVKERLA; this comes from the coding sequence ATGAATTACAAGGGTAAGGCCCATAAGGTGGGCGAACATATCGATACGGATGCCATTATCCCCGCGCGTTTTCTGGTCACCACCGACGCCAAAAAACTGGGTGAAAACTGTATGTCCGGCCTTGAGCCCGACTGGGTCAAGCGCGTAACCCCCGGCGACATCATGGTCGCGGGCCGCAACTTTGGCTGCGGCTCGTCACGCGAGCACGCGCCCATAGCCATCCTTGGCGCGGGCATGCAGGTGGTTATCGGCCACAGTTTTGCGCGCATCTTTTACCGCAATTCGTTCAACATGGGCCTGCTGCTCATGGAAGTGGGCGACGATGTGGACAAGATCAACGACGGCGACGAGCTGGAAATCGACGCCGTCACCGGCGTCATCCGCGACCTGACCAACGGCGTGCAGATCACCTGTCCCCCGCTGCCCAAATCCATGGCGGCCATTCTCGACAAGGGGGGGCTGGTCGGCTACGTCAAGGAACGCTTGGCCTAA
- the leuC gene encoding 3-isopropylmalate dehydratase large subunit, with amino-acid sequence MPQTLAQKILQAHTDEVVEQDGQIVQCRVSLVLANDITGPLAIKSFNGMGAKKVFDKDKIALVMDHFTPQKDIDSANQVMVTRKFAQEQNITHYYEGGDCGVEHTLLPEQGLVGPGDVVIGADSHTCTYGGIGAFATGMGSTDIAAAMALGETWFKVPSTIRVNIDGQMPKWLCGKDLILMLIGAIGVDGALYKALEFGGSVVEDLSIEGRLSMANMAIEAGGKVGLFAVDAKTRAYCAEHNRPGLTQDLAADPGAAYERVVNIDVTGKEPVVACPHLPSNVKPVSAVRDTPIQQVVIGSCTNGRISDMRAAAEVLRGRKVAKHLRCIVLPSTPTVWKQCLKEGLIETFMESGCVVGPCTCGPCLGGHMGILGDGERAVATTNRNFKGRMGSLSSEVYLASPVVAAASAIAGCVAGPDQL; translated from the coding sequence ATGCCACAGACGCTTGCGCAAAAAATTTTGCAAGCCCACACAGACGAAGTCGTGGAACAGGACGGCCAGATTGTTCAGTGCCGCGTGTCGTTGGTGCTTGCCAACGACATCACCGGACCGCTTGCCATCAAATCCTTTAATGGGATGGGCGCGAAAAAGGTTTTTGACAAAGACAAGATTGCTCTGGTCATGGACCACTTTACGCCGCAAAAAGATATTGATTCCGCCAATCAGGTGATGGTGACGCGCAAGTTTGCCCAAGAGCAGAACATCACCCACTATTACGAGGGCGGCGACTGCGGCGTGGAGCACACCCTGCTGCCCGAGCAGGGCCTTGTGGGCCCCGGCGACGTGGTTATTGGCGCAGACAGCCACACCTGCACCTACGGCGGCATCGGCGCTTTTGCCACCGGCATGGGCTCAACCGACATCGCCGCAGCCATGGCCCTGGGCGAAACCTGGTTCAAGGTTCCTTCCACCATCCGCGTGAATATTGACGGCCAGATGCCCAAGTGGCTGTGCGGCAAAGACCTTATACTGATGCTCATCGGCGCCATTGGCGTGGACGGCGCGTTGTACAAGGCGCTGGAATTCGGCGGCTCCGTTGTTGAAGACCTTTCGATCGAAGGCCGCCTGAGCATGGCCAACATGGCTATCGAGGCGGGCGGCAAGGTGGGGCTGTTTGCGGTGGACGCCAAAACCCGCGCCTACTGCGCCGAGCACAACCGCCCCGGCCTGACCCAGGATCTGGCCGCCGACCCCGGCGCTGCGTACGAGCGCGTGGTCAATATCGACGTCACCGGCAAGGAGCCTGTGGTGGCCTGCCCGCACCTGCCGTCAAACGTCAAGCCCGTTTCTGCTGTGCGCGACACGCCCATCCAGCAGGTGGTCATCGGCTCCTGCACCAACGGCCGCATCAGCGACATGCGCGCCGCCGCCGAAGTGCTGCGGGGCCGCAAGGTGGCCAAGCACCTGCGCTGCATTGTGCTGCCCTCCACGCCCACCGTTTGGAAGCAGTGCCTCAAGGAAGGCCTGATTGAAACCTTCATGGAATCCGGCTGCGTGGTCGGCCCATGCACCTGCGGCCCCTGCCTTGGCGGCCACATGGGCATTCTGGGCGACGGCGAGCGCGCCGTGGCCACCACCAACCGCAATTTCAAGGGTCGCATGGGCAGCCTGAGCTCTGAGGTATATCTGGCAAGCCCCGTGGTGGCTGCCGCTTCGGCCATTGCGGGTTGCGTGGCCGGGCCGGACCAGCTGTAG
- a CDS encoding chemotaxis protein: MNRRIAACLLALLLSATGGLGGCGPKDIGEGTSSRSDSQPQGVSVEDQLRYPVYGSSNTQRMLYLQNRPDVMDNVQQWRMMQFRRTNGLEPVTDPEDPQYRAVPKQRSPFRQ, from the coding sequence ATGAACAGAAGGATCGCTGCATGCCTTTTGGCCCTGTTGCTGTCCGCCACCGGCGGCCTTGGCGGTTGCGGCCCCAAGGACATCGGCGAGGGAACATCCTCCCGCAGCGATTCGCAGCCGCAGGGCGTCAGCGTGGAAGATCAGCTGCGCTACCCCGTGTACGGCTCCAGCAATACCCAGCGCATGCTCTATCTGCAAAACCGCCCCGACGTGATGGACAACGTGCAGCAGTGGCGCATGATGCAGTTCAGGCGCACCAACGGCCTTGAGCCGGTCACTGACCCCGAAGACCCCCAGTACAGGGCTGTTCCCAAACAGCGCAGCCCTTTCAGGCAGTAA
- the infA gene encoding translation initiation factor IF-1, translating to MAKEGSIEVDGVVQEALPNAMFRVELENGHEVLAHISGKMRKFYIRILPGDRVKVELSPYDLTRGRITYRMK from the coding sequence ATGGCCAAGGAAGGATCAATCGAAGTAGACGGCGTGGTGCAGGAAGCCCTGCCCAACGCCATGTTCCGAGTGGAACTGGAGAACGGCCACGAAGTTCTGGCCCACATTTCTGGCAAAATGCGCAAGTTTTATATCCGCATTCTGCCCGGCGACCGCGTTAAGGTAGAGCTTTCTCCTTACGACCTCACCCGCGGGCGCATTACCTACCGCATGAAGTAG